CAGACCACGATTGCCAAAGGAGCATTTTTGACAAAGGCTGCCCCATGCGTCTTCGCTCGGGCCAGCGCCTGCAATGTCTTTTCATCATCAACAACGACAAATTCCCAAGGATTTAAGCTTCTCGATGACGGTGAACGAAGCACGGCTTCAACAAGATAATCCACCTTCTCCTGTTCAACAGCTTTGGCCTGAAACTGCCTGACAGATCTTCTGCCTTGTAGAAGTTCGAGTAACATGAAGACTCCTTTAAAGATGGCAAAATTGCTTTTTTCCTTTTGAATAACCTCCTGATACACCACGAGGCTCTCCTCCTGAGCCCAGTGCTTTTCGATCAATAAACTTGCACTGTGGGGAGATCGGGCTTTCTCGAAGTCAGAGTTTATGCCCGTACGGGTGCTTGTCGCGACACCATCAGTTTGGATTATCCGCAAATAGGATTAATCATATTTTGTATGTCATACAACAAAAAAAGGGAAGAAAAAAGAGGAATTGCATGAGTCCCGGAGAACGAAGACCACATATCTGCAGCGTAAAGAAGAAAAGAAAGCTCTGTTCATTGTATCGGGAACCGCCCTATGCTGCTTCCTGAAATGGAATTATTTTCGAGCGGTTTAGGTTGTTCGCGAAGGTATCTCTCGAAGAGAGTGCACACTATAGGGATTCTATTTCCGCCGGAATGGTCTTTCCGGACCGCGTCAGGAGGAATTCCATTATCCTGGTATCCTGCTTGACAATATGCTCAATCAGCCAATGCCTTATCATGTCCATTATTTCACTGTTGAGAATGATGGTTCCCTCAATATGTTCGCGGCAGATACGGTAAACCTCATTGCGGAAGTTTTTGTGGATTTCCCAGTGCTTTTCGAGGTCAGGGTAGCCGATCTGGCGCATAAATTCTTCTTCGAACTGAAAGTGATAATCAACATAATCGGAGATTTTCTGCAAAATACCGGATCGTGTCGCCCCCAGTTCTCCCCGACTGTTGCCGGTCATAACGTCATCAAGCTGATTATATAGATTAATCCAATGTTTATGCTGTTCATCCAGTTTTTCGTTGCCTACGCTATAGGCATCTTTCCACTGAAGTTTCATTGGTTTCTCTCCTTTTAACGGATTTTATCGTCATTCTATATTCAACCCGCTTTCCTGTTTATTCAATCCAGAAAAACAGCATAATATTCATCTTCCGGGTACCAAATCATCCGGAATTCTCATTAAGCAGCCGAAAGATCTCTTCAGCTCCTGCAAGATGTCCGGGCCGGCTGTATATGGTAAAGTTCATTTTTATACAATAGGGAGTTTCAAATTTCAAGCAACACCTGCGGGGCCGCCATAGACCTGCCATGCTATTCACAAAAGGGAAAAAAAAAGAATATGTTCAAGTCTTCGGTTTTGCCGGAACAATGGCAGAAGATTACGAACGAAACTTTCTTCGGCTGGGGAAATGTATCCTTTCTGAAGCAACCATCTTTAGAGGGTCCAGCAGTTCAACCTGCGAACCATGCATCAAGTTCCAGTCAAAGTTCTCAGGAGCAATGTGTTTGTCAACCCGCATCAGGGAAAGATGCAGGTGGGCGGGCATCCGGTTTTTCCTGCCCGTGGTATCGGCTACGGTTCCTATTGTTTGCCCCGCACTCAGCCTTTCCCCCACGGCAAGGAGGTCAAAGGGTATAATATGTGCGTAAATCGAACAAAAACGCAATCTCTGTTCATATTCATGATCCAAAAACAATGAGTAGCCGAGAAAATCCCTGCATATGGCCACAATTCTGCCTGATGCCATGACAGGAACCAATGTTTTTGGAGAGAAGGCGCACTCCTTTCCCGTTTCGTCCTTATAATAACAGAGGTCGATCCCTTCATGCCGGGTAGGGCGAAGGCCGGAATCCGGCCACCACTTCTCTCTACTGCCGAACTCCATTCCCGGATATAAATAATATTCGGTTTCTCCGATCACGAAGCTGTTGCACTCTTCGATATACTGCAAATAGGGAAATAGCATATGAGATCTCGTAAAAAGTCAGCCGAGATGCAATAATTTTGCTCCTCTGTCATCCATCCAGCTAATATCATTTCTCCCAAAGTCGGGGTCAAGGAAATTATGCACAAAAACTCTAATGGGCTTGTAAAAGCACGATTTACGGGACCGGGAGTCTGACTTTCCACTAGTCTGCACTTATCGCGACACCATCAACTTTTTGTGATTATCTTTTAAACAGTATCGGAGAAGTTTCAACTCCAATTTACTATTAATTCGACGTGAAGCTCTTAGATGGCACACTAAAAGTTCACCCGCCTGCCGCAATCAATAACCGAAGATCAGTCGATTTAAACGCCATTGTGTTGCCAGCGGAGGTCTAAATGACAGAAGAAAAATTTCCTGTTCATCAGCTCGGCGAGGTCAGCGTGTATAATGAAGATTCATCACCCATTCAGCTCTTCAGGCTGTGGTCGGAAAAAGTAGCTGTGATCGTATTTATTCGTCATTTCAACTGAATTATCTGCCGTCAGCAGATTGCTGAACTTAGAAAACAACACAGCTCCTTTATCGAAAAAAATGCAGAAGTGGCTGTTGTCGGAACGGGATCCATCGCCCAATTAAAGGAATTCAGCCAAATTATCGGATTCAGCGGCCGGTTATTTACAGATCCTTTCAGACAATCTTTTAAGCTGCTTGGTTTGACCGGCGAAGTTGAAGGGATTATGTCCCTCGAACCACTTACGACAGCATATTCGGCCCTGCGTAGCGGCTTTACCCCGGAATCTCCCGGGAACTTTCTTCAGTTGAACGGAGCTGTTATAGTCACACCTGAAGAGTCCGTTCCATACTTATTCCGCAGCACGGCAGCAGGAGAAAATCCTCCGGTATCTGAACTCCTGTCAGCACTTCCGTAAGCAGGAAAAAACCTCTCTTCATTCAGTGAACTAAATTATTGCGCCATTTTGCCGGACCTGTACTATTTATCCCAAGTTGAGCTGGACTCCTTACAGTACCCCCTTGAGGGGGACAGATTATTTTCTTGTAAAGAAAATAAGAAAAAAAATCTGTAAGATACTAACCCCGGGGAGCCGGTAAACCGATTTTTCAGGAGTAAGGTATTAAAAGATGAAAGAGAAAATTCAAATAATCTTCACCGACCTTGACGGCACCCTCCTCAACAGGGATAAAAAAATCAGCCGAGTCAATTATGCCCGATTGGAGGAGCTTGGCAGACACAAAGTGGTGCGAGTGATAGCTACCGGCAGATCACTCTATTCCTTCAGATGTCTGTTCCCTGACCAGGTGCCTGCAGATTATCTGATCTTCTCCACCGGTGCAGGTATTGTCGATCTTAACACGAAAGAACTGATATACTCGGCAAATATAGGAAAACACGACATTCGCAAGATTTCCAGTTATCTGCAGGAGCAGCAGGCGGATTTCATGGTACATCACACCGTTCCCGATAATCACCGTTTCTTTTATTGGGGCGACGTCCTTTCAAACAGTGATTTCAAGCGCAGGATCGACCTCTACCGAGTGTATGCTCAGGAGTTCACCTCTCTGGAATCGCTGCCCGAAAGCTCGGCGCAGATCATCGCCATCTTTTCGGAGGATCCGGTACAGTTCAACCTGGTGAAAGTGGGACTTGGAGACTATCAGATAACCAGGACGACTTCTCCTCTGGACGGCAAGTCGATCTGGATGGAAATATTGCCCAGCCATGTCGGTAAAGGTGCTGCTGCAGCCTGGCTCTGCAGCCGGCTCAAGCTCGATCGACGTTTTTCTGTAGGAATAGGAAATGACTACAATGACTTGAGCCTGCTGCAATTTACAGAACACAGCTTTGTCGTTGCCGAGGCGCCGCAGGAGATGCTTGAAAATTTCCCGGCAACCTGTTCACATGATGATGACGGCTTCCACCATGCAATTCGTATTGTGCTGGAGTTGTGATAAAACCGGAAATAATCTTGTTTATGATGACATTTTTTTTGTTGCCATTCCGAGATTTAATTCCAGAATGGCAACTGTTTTAACCAAGTATCAATTCGCTGAGCTGGACTCTTTACAGTACCTCCTTGAGGGGGCATAAGCGGCTTGGTGATTTGGTTTTCAAGCACTAGCCCATTTTGGTTATTTGTTTATTCTCAAAGAAATGCTGAGCTGGGTTGCGAGGCTTGATGCACTAACCCAGCGGAGTTGGAGTCTTTATGGTACCCCCTTGAGGGGTATAAGTGGCTTCGATATTGAGTTTATTCACGGATTTTAATAAAATTTTAGTTACTTATTTATTCTCAAAGGAAAACTGAGCTGAGTTGGGAGTCCTAAAGCACTAACCCAGCGGAGCTGGATAAGTGCCTTGGATATAAGAGCTATTTCACGAATTTTAATTTTGTTTTTTTGTTACTTGTTGATTTTCAAAGGAATACCGAGTTGAGTTGGGAGTCTTCAGGCACTAACCCAGCGGAGCTGGATAAGTGCCTTGGATATAGGGGCTAATTCACGAATTTTAATTTTGTTTTTTTGTTACTTGTTGATTTTCAAAGGAATACCGAGTTGAATTGGGAGTCTTCAGGCACTAACCCAGCGGAGCTGGATAAGTGCCTTGGATATAGGGGCTAATTCACGAATTTTAATTTTGTTTTTTTGTTACTTGTTGATTTTCAAAGGAATACCGAGTTGAGTTGGGAGTCCTCAGGCACTAACCCAGCAGAGCTGGATAAGTGCCTTGGATATAGGGGCTAATTCACGAATTTTAATTTTGTTTTTTTGTTACTTGTTGATTTGGCGTTTTTCAGTCGTAAGGCACTAATAATGAGGCGGGACCTCCCGTTTCATCCGCTGCTCAACACCTTCATAGCTCACCTGCAACATGTC
This Desulfopila inferna DNA region includes the following protein-coding sequences:
- a CDS encoding bacteriohemerythrin → MKLQWKDAYSVGNEKLDEQHKHWINLYNQLDDVMTGNSRGELGATRSGILQKISDYVDYHFQFEEEFMRQIGYPDLEKHWEIHKNFRNEVYRICREHIEGTIILNSEIMDMIRHWLIEHIVKQDTRIMEFLLTRSGKTIPAEIESL
- a CDS encoding M23 family metallopeptidase; translated protein: MLFPYLQYIEECNSFVIGETEYYLYPGMEFGSREKWWPDSGLRPTRHEGIDLCYYKDETGKECAFSPKTLVPVMASGRIVAICRDFLGYSLFLDHEYEQRLRFCSIYAHIIPFDLLAVGERLSAGQTIGTVADTTGRKNRMPAHLHLSLMRVDKHIAPENFDWNLMHGSQVELLDPLKMVASERIHFPSRRKFRS
- a CDS encoding AhpC/TSA family protein → MAELRKQHSSFIEKNAEVAVVGTGSIAQLKEFSQIIGFSGRLFTDPFRQSFKLLGLTGEVEGIMSLEPLTTAYSALRSGFTPESPGNFLQLNGAVIVTPEESVPYLFRSTAAGENPPVSELLSALP
- a CDS encoding HAD family hydrolase, with product MKEKIQIIFTDLDGTLLNRDKKISRVNYARLEELGRHKVVRVIATGRSLYSFRCLFPDQVPADYLIFSTGAGIVDLNTKELIYSANIGKHDIRKISSYLQEQQADFMVHHTVPDNHRFFYWGDVLSNSDFKRRIDLYRVYAQEFTSLESLPESSAQIIAIFSEDPVQFNLVKVGLGDYQITRTTSPLDGKSIWMEILPSHVGKGAAAAWLCSRLKLDRRFSVGIGNDYNDLSLLQFTEHSFVVAEAPQEMLENFPATCSHDDDGFHHAIRIVLEL